From a region of the Cyprinus carpio isolate SPL01 chromosome B21, ASM1834038v1, whole genome shotgun sequence genome:
- the LOC109045502 gene encoding ectonucleoside triphosphate diphosphohydrolase 2 isoform X2, with amino-acid sequence MDKLFVKFVVSAVLFLFGIVSILLLTVSVHELREPPQNMYGVVLDAGSSHTALFIYRWPADKLNGTGVVTQHSECHVKGGGISSYAGQWGAAARSLEVCLKQAMRDIPPDKHHRTPVYLGATAGMRLLKITNPDKASQILQEVKQKIKSFPFNFRGAVILSGQEEGVYGWVTVNYLLENFIKYGYVGRWLNSGRKTVGALDLGGASTQITFETPETVENKLNSMTMRLYGQEYSLYTHSYLCYGKEEALRQILAYLVELQDNTSKVYHPCYPSDFTDVFKLEQVFDSPCTVSKRPKPYNPHSWIRVQGTRGYHSCLGNTSNIFSFQFCPFSQCSFNGVFQPNISGGFMAFSAYFFTHSYLQQSTGINIRTFAQLEEATQAVCSMTIEEMTKKAPDLKNYLKDYCAVAVYIQVLMLRGYNFDESSFQNVAFQKKRNLWASGRACVLLRGLAC; translated from the exons ATGGATAAACTGTTTGTTAAGTTTGTTGTCTCTGCGGTGCTCTTTCTGTTTGGAATTGTGTCTATTCTACTTCTGACTGTATCTGTACATGAACTGAGAGAGCCACCACAGAACATG TATGGGGTTGTGCTGGACGCTGGGTCCTCACACACTGCTTTGTTCATCTACAGATGGCCGGCAGACAAATTAAATGGCACAGGCGTGGTCACCCAGCACAGCGAGTGTCATGTCAAAG GAGGAGGAATCTCTAGTTATGCAGGGCAGTGGGGTGCAGCGGCCCGCAGCCTTGAGGTGTGCTTGAAGCAGGCCATGCGCGACATTCCCCCAGACAAACATCATCGCACCCCTGTGTATTTAGGAGCTACTGCTGGCATGAGACTTCTGAA aattaccAATCCTGACAAAGCATCTCAGATTCTCCAAGAAgtcaaacaaaaaatcaaatccTTTCCTTTCAACTTTCGAGGAGCGGTAATTTTGAGCGGTCAAGAAGAGGGGGTTTACGGCTGGGTCACTGTCAACTACCTTCTTGAAAACTTCATAAAG TATGGCTATGTGGGCCGATGGCTTAACTCTGGCAGAAAAACAGTCGGAGCACTGGATTTAGGTGGGGCGTCCACACAGATCACCTTTGAGACCCCAGAGACAGTTGAGAACAAGTTGAACAGCATGACCATGCGTCTCTATGGGCAGGAGTATTCCCTCTACACGCATAGTTACCTATGTTACGGTAAAGAAGAGGCTCTGCGCCAGATCCTGGCCTACCTGGTTGAA ttgcaGGATAATACTAGCAAAGTGTACCATCCCTGCTACCCATCTGACTTCACTGATGTCTTCAAGCTGGAGCAAGTGTTTGACTCTCCTTGTACAGTGTCTAAGAGACCCAAACCTTACAACCCTCATTCCTGGATCAGGGTGCAAGGCACCAGGGGCTACCATAGCTGCCTTGGCAACACTTCTAATATATTTTCCTTCCAGTTCTGCCCCTTTTCTCAGTGTTCCTTTAATGGAGTTTTCCAGCCCAACATCAGCGGAGGCTTCATG GCCTTCTCTGCTTATTTCTTCACTCACAGTTATCTCCAGCAAAGTACAGGGATAAACATAAGAACCTTTGCTCAGCTAGAGGAGGCTACCCAAGCTGTGTGCAGTATGACCATAGAAGag ATGACCAAGAAAGCTCCTGACTTGAAAAATTACCTGAAGGATTATTGTGCAGTTGCAGTGTATATACAAGTGCTAATGCTTAGGGGTTATAACTTTGATGAGAGTTCTTTCCAAAATGTTGCTTTTCAGAAAAAG AGGAACCTGTGGGCATCAGGAAGGGCTTGTGTCCTGCTGCGTGGACTGGCTTGTTGA
- the LOC109045502 gene encoding ectonucleoside triphosphate diphosphohydrolase 2 isoform X1, with protein sequence MDKLFVKFVVSAVLFLFGIVSILLLTVSVHELREPPQNMYGVVLDAGSSHTALFIYRWPADKLNGTGVVTQHSECHVKGGGISSYAGQWGAAARSLEVCLKQAMRDIPPDKHHRTPVYLGATAGMRLLKITNPDKASQILQEVKQKIKSFPFNFRGAVILSGQEEGVYGWVTVNYLLENFIKYGYVGRWLNSGRKTVGALDLGGASTQITFETPETVENKLNSMTMRLYGQEYSLYTHSYLCYGKEEALRQILAYLVELQDNTSKVYHPCYPSDFTDVFKLEQVFDSPCTVSKRPKPYNPHSWIRVQGTRGYHSCLGNTSNIFSFQFCPFSQCSFNGVFQPNISGGFMAFSAYFFTHSYLQQSTGINIRTFAQLEEATQAVCSMTIEEMTKKAPDLKNYLKDYCAVAVYIQVLMLRGYNFDESSFQNVAFQKKAGEVSVGWALGYILSVSSLLPEEPVGIRKGLCPAAWTGLLILLTVLLTATFCYMALLVIRRKRSDEGVS encoded by the exons ATGGATAAACTGTTTGTTAAGTTTGTTGTCTCTGCGGTGCTCTTTCTGTTTGGAATTGTGTCTATTCTACTTCTGACTGTATCTGTACATGAACTGAGAGAGCCACCACAGAACATG TATGGGGTTGTGCTGGACGCTGGGTCCTCACACACTGCTTTGTTCATCTACAGATGGCCGGCAGACAAATTAAATGGCACAGGCGTGGTCACCCAGCACAGCGAGTGTCATGTCAAAG GAGGAGGAATCTCTAGTTATGCAGGGCAGTGGGGTGCAGCGGCCCGCAGCCTTGAGGTGTGCTTGAAGCAGGCCATGCGCGACATTCCCCCAGACAAACATCATCGCACCCCTGTGTATTTAGGAGCTACTGCTGGCATGAGACTTCTGAA aattaccAATCCTGACAAAGCATCTCAGATTCTCCAAGAAgtcaaacaaaaaatcaaatccTTTCCTTTCAACTTTCGAGGAGCGGTAATTTTGAGCGGTCAAGAAGAGGGGGTTTACGGCTGGGTCACTGTCAACTACCTTCTTGAAAACTTCATAAAG TATGGCTATGTGGGCCGATGGCTTAACTCTGGCAGAAAAACAGTCGGAGCACTGGATTTAGGTGGGGCGTCCACACAGATCACCTTTGAGACCCCAGAGACAGTTGAGAACAAGTTGAACAGCATGACCATGCGTCTCTATGGGCAGGAGTATTCCCTCTACACGCATAGTTACCTATGTTACGGTAAAGAAGAGGCTCTGCGCCAGATCCTGGCCTACCTGGTTGAA ttgcaGGATAATACTAGCAAAGTGTACCATCCCTGCTACCCATCTGACTTCACTGATGTCTTCAAGCTGGAGCAAGTGTTTGACTCTCCTTGTACAGTGTCTAAGAGACCCAAACCTTACAACCCTCATTCCTGGATCAGGGTGCAAGGCACCAGGGGCTACCATAGCTGCCTTGGCAACACTTCTAATATATTTTCCTTCCAGTTCTGCCCCTTTTCTCAGTGTTCCTTTAATGGAGTTTTCCAGCCCAACATCAGCGGAGGCTTCATG GCCTTCTCTGCTTATTTCTTCACTCACAGTTATCTCCAGCAAAGTACAGGGATAAACATAAGAACCTTTGCTCAGCTAGAGGAGGCTACCCAAGCTGTGTGCAGTATGACCATAGAAGag ATGACCAAGAAAGCTCCTGACTTGAAAAATTACCTGAAGGATTATTGTGCAGTTGCAGTGTATATACAAGTGCTAATGCTTAGGGGTTATAACTTTGATGAGAGTTCTTTCCAAAATGTTGCTTTTCAGAAAAAG GCAGGAGAGGTGTctgtgggctgggctctgggttaTATTCTCAGTGTGAGTAGTCTTCTTCCAGAGGAACCTGTGGGCATCAGGAAGGGCTTGTGTCCTGCTGCGTGGACTGGCTTGTTGATTCTCCTAACCGTCCTCCTCACTGCCACCTTCTGTTACATGGCTCTCCTAGTGATTCGGAGGAAAAGGAGTGATGAAGGTGTCTCATAG
- the zmat1 gene encoding zinc finger matrin-type protein 1, whose amino-acid sequence MSELEASVSCSPQCAETDKIKNTDDINPETVQNTNTNISQVEEGSQSDSDLLKGLLTDNFCHVCEATLLYESQRVSHYEGKKHAQRVRMYLQNKTININKPSQDCGGLLRGLSAEKFCELCNMVFSSPTVAKSHYEGKVHAKNMRKTNPPPPGAPILESTIPDVHPSEAAVQNQISLEEKDTSGLDDQEVDVSDPNKYCTLCSASFNNPLVAQQHYSGRKHQRNQARQEMLDQMGEQSEHASSLTCPICCLTLSSIEMYQAHMQGNKHFVKEKKVMELCKSQKKMYDSFQDELADYIQVQKARGLDPKAGLGTIGQASKGLDESVKEGLQIPEEMPQPGQLVPRFPSPGFPQPHWHPQFQSQVNQFGFGMRGPAPHYRPGFMPHPRPPFPPGHLYKRGRSPESFSSSSFSDSSSYTSSSSDSSSNDSRERRRRKRKMKKHLKSRRDQEEGSDTERGERKKRQKGDRRGSVEGDDDRKKWKERRKRERSSSEDEESRSKRRASKKSRRHGERRKEVELLEKQEVEVHEEPQGKMEEHVEVRTETKDGKHKHRKEKKKGKEKMNQDNRTEEERLWDETILGVF is encoded by the exons ATGTCCGAGCTTGAAGCTAGTGTATCGTGTTCTCCGCAGTGTGCGGAAAcagacaaaatcaaaaatacagacgATATCAATCCAGAAACAGTACAAAACACTAACACCAATATTTCTCAGGTTGAAGAAG GGTCTCAGAGCGACAGTGATCTTCTCAAAGGCTTGTTGACAGATAACTTCTGTCATGTCTGTGAAGCAACCCTGCTTTACGAGTCCCAGAGAGTTTCTCATTATGAG GGGAAAAAGCATGCACAAAGAGTCAGGATGTACTTGCAGAACAAGACCATTAATATAAATAAGCCGAGCCAAGATTGTGGAGGCCTTTTG agaggtCTGTCTGCAGAGAAGTTCTGCGAGCTGTGCAACATGGTATTCAGCTCTCCAACTGTGGCCAAGTCGCACTATGAGGGCAAAGTTCATGCAAAGAACATGAGAAAAACCAATCCTCCGCCACCTGGAG CACCCATCCTAGAATCCACAATTCCTGATGTACACCCATCAGAGGCTGCTGTGCAGAATCAGATCAGTCTGGAGGAGAAGGACACTTCTGGCTTGGACGATCAAGAGGTTGATGTCAGTGATCCCAACAAGTACTGTACACTGTGCAGCGCTTCCTTTAACAACCCCCTGGTCGCCCAGCAGCACTACAGCGGCCGGAAGCATCAGAGGAACCAGGCCCGGCAAGAGATGCTCGATCAGATGGGGGAACAGTCAGAACATG cgagCTCCCTGACTTGCCCGATTTGCTGTCTGACACTCAGCTCAATAGAGATGTACCAGGCACACATGCAGGGAAACAAACACTTTGTCAA AGAGAAGAAAGTTATGGAACTGTGCAAATCTCAGAAGAAAATGTACGACTCCTTCCAGGATGAGCTGGCTGACTACATCCAGGTGCAGAAGGCCCGGGGACTGGATCCCAAAGCAGGACTGGGCACCATAGGACAAGCAAGCAAGGGTCTGGATGAGAGTGTGAAAGAAGGTCTACAGATACCAGAAGAGATGCCTCAACCTGGCCAGCTGGTACCACGTTTTCCATCTCCTGGTTTCCCTCAACCTCACTGGCACCCACAATTCCAGTCTCAGGTCAATCAGTTTGGCTTTGGTATGAGAGGCCCTGCCCCACACTATCGGCCGGGATTTATGCCCCATCCCCGTCCTCCTTTCCCACCTGGTCACCTGTATAAAAGAGGGAGGAGCCCTGAGTCGTTTAGCTCCTCCTCTTTCTCAGACTCCTCCTCCTACACTAGCAGCAGtagtgacagcagcagcaatgacagcagagagaggaggagacgGAAGAGGAAGATGAAAAAGCACTTGAAGAGCAGAAGAGACCAGGAGGAAGGGTCTGATACAGAACGAGGAGAAAGGAAAAAGAGGCAGAAGGGAGACAGGAGAGGAAGTGTAGAAGGAGATGATGATAGAAAGAAATGGaaggagagaagaaaaagagagaggagcTCTAGTGAAGACGAGGAAAGCAGGAGCAAAAGAAGAGCAAGCAAGAAAAGTAGGAGGCACGGGGAGAGACGAAAAGAAGTGGAACTCTTGGAGAAACAAGAGGTTGAAGTGCACGAGGAACCACAAGGAAAGATGGAGGAGCACGTAGAGGTCAGGACAGAAACGAAAGatggcaaacacaaacacagaaaagagaagaaaaaaggaaaagagaagaTGAATCAAGACAACAGGACAGAGGAGGAAAGGCTCTGGGATGAGACGATTCTTGGTGTTTTttag